A stretch of Fusarium poae strain DAOMC 252244 chromosome 2, whole genome shotgun sequence DNA encodes these proteins:
- a CDS encoding hypothetical protein (TransMembrane:7 (o16-38i50-75o95-114i126-148o168-192i204-226o238-260i)): MSSSQRVITDSNKSPLIQVLSLMFLVIAILACLVRTGTKLYMIKTVRADDILIIVATLLAACQTATVFNACEHGLGQHFETLNSNQRDVFFKSHYAINTMFIASLLFCKLSGTMSLRIMAQKSQKWIIVICEAIVGVWGITALFVNFFQCKPPQPWIYDNNDECINFTAFWTYYSIANIITDLAIVVIMVENVIKIQTSWSKKILVMSVFGSRIFVTPAIAAQIHYSNKAFASVDHSFAIWPASITIQLVQCLAILTVCLPNFKPFLDSLESGQIRVDDLRRQGKSSSNGYPTNKHDYAGGYKSNNKTGHSNRSRALTGGGGSRAQRSEIHEMEDFSTRSKPRHEHDKSWDGQSRSSHSSQKILIQQTWQVDVESTHEASLASPRQT, encoded by the exons ATGAGTTCCTCACAGAGAGTCATCACGGACAGCAACAAGTCGCCACTCATTCAAGTCTTGTCGTTGATGTTTCTTGTTATCGCCATTCTTGCGTGTCTTGTTAGAACCGGTACCAAATTGTACATGATCAAGACTGTGAGGGCTGACGATATTCTCATAATTGTCGCAACT CTTCTTGCGGCTTGTCAAACAGCCACTGTCTTTAATGCGTGCGAGCACGGACTCGGTCAACATTTCGAGACTCTCAACTCTAACCAAAGAGATGTCTTCTTCAAG AGCCATTATGCGATAAATACCATGTTCATCGCTTCGCTTCTCTTTTGCAAATTGTCTGGTACAATGAGTCTTCGCATCATGGCGCAAAAGAGTCAAAAATGGATCATTGTTATTTGTGAAGCCATCGTCGGTGTTTGGGGCATCACCGCACTCTTCGTCAACTTCTTCCAATGCAAACCACCACAGCCATGGATCTACGACAACAACGACGAATGCATCAATTTTACAGCATTTTGGACATATTACTCAATTGCCAACATTATTACCGATCTTGCGATTGTCGTTATCATGGTCGAAAACGTGATCAAGATCCAAACCTCATGGTCGAAAAAGATCTTGGTCATGAGTGTTTTCGGCAGCAGAATCTT TGTAACACCCGCCATCGCAGCGCAGATCCACTACTCAAACAAGGCCTTCGCTTCCGTCGATCACTCCTTCGCCATCTGGCCCGCTTCAATCACGATCCAATTAGTCCAATGCCTTGCGATCTTGACCGTCTGTCTACCCAACTTCAAACCCTTCCTCGACAGTCTCGAGTCGGGCCAAATCCGTGTCGACGATCTCAGACGACAAGGCAAATCAAGCAGCAACGGATACCCGACCAACAAACATGACTATGCAGGGGGATACAAGAGCAACAACAAGACGGGTCACAGCAACCGATCTCGGGCGCTTACTGGCGGTGGTGGATCAAGAGCGCAAAGAAGCGAGATACACGAGATGGAGGACTTTTCGACCCGATCGAAGCCAAGACATGAACACGACAAGAGCTGGGATGGACAAAGTCGGTCGAGCCACTCAAGTCAAAAGATTCTGATTCAGCAAACGTGGCAAGTTGATGTAGAGAGCACGCATGAAGCGAGCCTGGCAAGCCCCAGACAAACATGA
- a CDS encoding hypothetical protein (TransMembrane:1 (o501-525i)), with amino-acid sequence MPTTMDPKIENDESVNDRCLSSSHSSSTHLPANNLLGQYLNPLSGTRKRQIEESDETLVAPIDQQHLPPDRNHDETKGIGVRDTSQANDFSTQPRQFSSPSLISAPTVISDAGNQQFKELKARKEKIQDSNSDVITDASTSGLPYRTSRNRGGRSEPSFRFELQQKLRSACLVIKNPMYHGHEKYFLPRGELENLINVESVTKELIERGFKKEYAHATAIQDQHLLPFFDDKRALSRKLPQQNDDQVMDWEEIESGFSKVFMVWVHSQHHDLSGLECDRGFAIKQLMKPSEEAFNQEVEMLKKFIGDRSHPHIVSLLATYKQYGKYHMIFHRADGNLFEYWRDICPAPELNYDTVKWVAKQLDGLSDGLLRFHKHISFLKCYDEPVQPDINESIQARSQSQPRKRARFEPVPRNDSKGLDQDATRLKTKYGRHGDLKPENILWFPDLDDPIGILKISDLGQAQIHSTISKTRRESNGIHTLTYRPPESDIEPYLIRQSGDIWSLGCIILEFITWALGSWELVAYFKAKRVSDDQYSPIKSDTFYELKQVPGMNHSGAQIKPAVTQHIQHLRSHPKCTAYFSDVLDLVERGMLIIEPSENYADYNRRKNCGEIRHSLRVYYNNCLKSETYAAGPR; translated from the exons ATGCCAACCACAATGGACCCTAAGATTGAGAACGACGAATCTGTGAATGACAGATGTCTTAGCTCCAGTCATTCGTCATCCACACATTTGCCAGCAAACAATCTGCTTGGTCAATATCTGAATCCACTATCGGGGACTCGAAAACGTCAGATTGAAGAGTCAGACGAAACACTTGTCGCACCA ATTGACCAGCAACACTTGCCCCCAGACCGTAACCATGATGAGACGAAGGGCATTGGCGTCCGCGACACAAGTCAAGCTAATGACTTTAGCACGCAACCAAGACAGTTCTCATCGCCTTCACTCATCTCAGCCCCAACAGTGATCTCAGATGCCGGCAATCAGCAGTTCAAAGAGCTAAAAGCTCGAAAGGAGAAGATTCAAGATTCAAACAGTGACGTTATCACAGATGCGTCTACATCGGGTCTTCCTTATCGAACTTCCAGGAATCGAGGAGGTAGATCCGAACCAAGTTTTCGGTTTGAGCTACAACAAAAGCTCCGCAGCGCATGTCTAGTCATCAAGAACCCCATGTATCATGGACACGAAAAATACTTCCTCCCCAGAGGAGAGCTTGAAAATCTCATCAACGTGGAGTCGGTTACTAAAGAGCTGATAGAACGTGGGTTCAAAAAGGAGTATGCTCATGCAACTGCCATCCAA GATCAGCACCTTCTCCCTTTCTTTGATGACAAAAGGGCCTTGTCTCGCAAGCTCCCCCAACAGAATGACGACCAAGTCATGGACTGGGAGGAAATTGAGAGTGGATTCTCGAAAGTCTTCATGGTGTGGGTGCATTCTCAGCATCATGACCTCTCCGGACTTGAATGTGACCGTGGCTTTGCAATCAAACAATTGATGAAGCCTAGCGAAGAGGCCTTCAACCAGGAAGTCGAAATGTTGAAGAAGTTCATCGGCGACAGAAGTCATCCGCACATTGTTTCTCTGCTAGCTACATATAAGCAATATGGCAAGTATCACATGATTTTTCACCGGGCTGACGGTAATCTATTCGAATATTGGAGAGACATATGCCCAGCTCCGGAGCTCAATTACGACACAGTCAAATGGGTCGCCAAGCAGCTGGATGGCCTCTCTGATGGGCTACTTCGTTTTCACAAGCATATTTCGTTCTTGAAATGCTACGACGAACCAGTCCAACCGGACATCAATGAAAGCATACAGGCCAGGAGCCAGTCTCAGCCGAGAAAGAGAGCTAGATTCGAGCCAGTACCTCGAAACGATAGCAAAGGACTGGACCAGGACGCTACAAGGCTAAAGACTAAGTATGGCCGACATGGAGATCTCAAACCGGAAAATATTTTGTGGTTCCCCGATTTAGACGATCCAATTGGTATTCTCAAGATATCTGATCTGGGGCAAGCTCAAATTCATTCAACGATCAGCAAGACAAGGCGTGAAAGCAACGGTATTCATACATTGACCTACCGGCCACCAGAGAGCGATATTGAGCCCTATCTGATACGCCAATCTGGAGATATATGGTCTTTAGGCTGTATTATCCTCGAATTTATTACGTGGGCTCTCGGTTCCTGGGAACTGGTAGCGTATTTCAAAGCAAAACGAGTATCTGACGATCAATACTCCCCAATAAAGTCTGACACGTTCTACGAATTGAAGCAAGTACCTGGTATGAACCACTCTGGCGCCCAAATCAAACCAGCGGTCACTCAG CATATCCAGCATCTACGCTCCCATCCAAAGTGCACAGCATACTTTTCAGATGTCCTTGACTTGGTTGAACGAGGAATGCTGATCATTGAACCGAGCGAAAACTATGCAGACTACAATAGGAGGAAGAATTGTGGCGAGATACGCCACTCGCTAAgggtatattataataattgtTTAAAGAGCGAGACCTATGCAGCCGGACCTCGTTGA
- a CDS encoding hypothetical protein (TransMembrane:12 (i60-83o95-120i141-164o184-205i217-238o258-278i290-315o351-376i397-417o429-449i488-507o519-538i)) yields MGDRSSPSFEMGNNATVKADKDIQVTTAAEPDSGRISTINYHDKDQLERMGKKQVLRRNFGFLSILGFSCTILITWEAILVLFAQGLNNGGTAGLVYSFIVVWIGNFSVFACMCELVSMAPTSGGQYHWVAMMAPRSCSKFLSHLTGMLTVGGWQGSVSSSALLTGNMILGMATLNNESFEPQLWQGTLLFWAIFLFAVFINTLVSSVLPKFEGLILILHILGFFAILIPLVTLGPHATASDVFGTFVNNGGWSTNGVSFMVGMMGNAFSFVGTDAAFHMSEETVNPSVVVPTSILLSLCINGTCGFAMLIAMVFCMGNVDEAFASGPGMLGFPHMYIFEQATNSRAGATVMSAIIVILASCATVGMLASTSRVFWSFARDRGLPGWRKLSQVSERTTVPVYSVLCTAAISVLLSLINVGSPVAFQNVTSLSISCLYSSYLIAAGLLLYRRVNKGFSIPGSTDLPALANTTGAELVWGPFHLKGALGIANNVFAMCYLIVVGFFSFFPPMPDPTVDMMNYSVVVTGGLVIFSVVYYFVWARKEYNGPIVEN; encoded by the exons ATGGGAGACAGGTCAAGTCCCAGCTTTGAAATGGGCAACAACGCTACTGTCAAAGCCGACAAGGACATTCAAGTCACTACCGCCGCAGAACCAGACTCTGGACGAATTTCCACCATCAATTACCATGATAAAGATCAATTGGAACGTATGGGAAAGAAGCAGGTCCTTCGC CGTAACTTTGGCTTCTTGTCTATTCTAGGTTTCAGTTGCACCATCCTCATCACATGGGAAGccatcctcgtcctctttGCCCAAGGTCTCAACAATGGCGGTACTGCCGGTCTTGTGTACAGCTTCATCGTTGTTTGGATTGGAAACTTCAGTGTCTTTGCCTGCATGTGCGAGCTGGTCTCAATGGCACCTACTTCTGGAGGACAATATCACTG GGTCGCCATGATGGCACCGCGCTCCTGTTCCAAATTCCTCAGCCATCTAACAGGCATGCTCACGGTCGGCGGTTGGCAGGGATCCGTATCCTCGAGTGCTCTTCTCACCGGAAACATGATTTTGGGAATGGCCACTTTGAACAATGAATCTTTCGAGCCTCAGCTTTGGCAGGGAACTCTTCTCTTCTGGGCCATTTTCTTGTTCGCCGTCTTCATCAATACCCTCGTCAGTTCGGTGCTGCCCAAGTTCGAAGGTCTCATCTTGATCCTCCACATCCTCGGTTTCTTCGCCATTCTTATACCGCTTGTCACTCTTGGACCTCATGCTACTGCTTCCGACGTCTTTGGTACCTTTGTCAACAACGGTGGTTGGTCTACCAACGGTGTGTCCTTCATGGTTGGTATGATGGGTAACGCCTTCTCTTTCGTCGGCACTGACGCTGCCTTCCAC ATGTCCGAAGAAACCGTCAATCCCTCCGTCGTCGTCCCAACCTCTATTCTCCTCAGTCTTTGCATCAACGGCACCTGCGGTTTTGCCATGCTTATTGCCATGGTATTTTGCATGGGTAACGTCGATGAAGCCTTCGCTTCGGGCCCAGGCATGCTCGGCTTCCCTCACATGTACATCTTTGAGCAGGCGACCAACTCCCGAGCTGGTGCTACAGTCATGTctgccatcatcgtcatcctggCAAGTTGTGCGACCGTCGGAATGCTCGCCTCGACTTCCCGTGTCTTCTGGTCCTTTGCTCGTGACCGCGGTCTTCCTGGGTGGCGAAAGCTGTCACAGGTCAGCGAACGCACTACTGTTCCTGTCTACTCTGTTCTTTGCACCGCTGCCATTTCGGTCCTGCTGTCTCTTATCAACGTCGGATCACCTGTGGCATTTCAGAATGTCACATCACTCTCCATATCCTGCCTTTACTCCTCCTACCTCATCGCGGCCGGCCTTCTACTCTACCGCCGTGTCAACAAGGGCTTTTCCATTCCTGGTTCCACCGATCTCCCCGCTTTGGCTAATACCACGGGCGCCGAGCTTGTCTGGGGGCCATTCCATCTCAAGGGTGCTCTTGGCATTGCCAATAATGTCTTTGCCATGTGCTACCTGATCGTCGTCggcttcttcagcttcttccctCCCATGCCGGATCCCACTGTTGACATGATGAACTACAGTGTTGTTGTCACTGGTGGTCTTGTCATTTTCAGTGTTGTGTACTACTTTGTATGGGCGAGAAAAGAGTATAATGGGCCCATCGTCGAGAACTAA